The window GTTTGCACTAACACTAATGGTAGCTACTATTGCGACTGCCCACCTGGTTACTATAGAGATGATGACAAACCTGAATATGAGTGTGTACGCAACAAAGGAAAACTCAATCCAGCTCTTCTTGTTTCTTCAGGTATAAAATTTTCCCACTGTCTCCCTCATGTTCACCCTCTTCTTTCTCTTGAGTTTGTTGTTAATTACGTACCTTTGTGGCTTATACATGCAGGAATAGTAGTCACTCTTGTTCTTCTCATCCTACTTGCTATTGGCTTTTGGTTGAATCAAAAGCttgagaagagaaagaaaagcaaACTCAAGCAGATGTCCTTCAAGAAGAATGGTGGTCTTCTACTGCAACAGCAAATCTCTTCAAGTAGTATAGGAAGTAGCGTTGAGAAAACAAAACTCTATACCATAGAAGAGTTGGAGAAGGCAACAGACAATTTCAATGCAGGTAGAGTTCTTGGAAAGGGAGGTCGTGGTAAAGTATACAAAGGGATGCTATTAGATGGAAGCATAGTGGCCATTaagaaatcaattttaattgatGAAAGGCAAGTTGTTGAGTTTATCAACGAAGTTTTCATTCTTTCACAGATTAACCATAGGCACATAGTGAAACTGTTAGGTTGCTGTTTGGAGAGTGAAGTTCCTTTACTGGTTTATGAATACGTCTCCAATGATACTCTCTCCCACCATCTCCATAATGAGGACCATGCATCAACTTTGTCTTGGGAAGAGCGATTGCGAATTGCAGATGAAATTGCAGGAGCCCTAGCATATTTACATTCATATGCTTCTACAGCTATCCTTCATAGGGATATCAAGTCTAGGAACATACTGCTGGATGAGAACTTCAGGGCTGTGGTTTCTGATTTTGGACTTTCAAGGTCAATTGCCCATGAAAAAACACACTTGAGCACAGCAGTGCAGGGCACATTTGGTTACTTGGATCCAGAGTATTTTCGGTCAGGTCAGTTTACAGACAAAAGTGATGTATACGGGTTTGGGATGATTCTTGCTGAACTTCTCACGGGTGAAAAAGTGATTTGTTCTAGTAGATCTGAAGAAAGTCTAGCAATTCATTTTAGACTGTCAATGAAACAAAATTGCCTGTTTGAAATTCTAGACAAGGTGATAGTGAACGAAGGTCAGAAAAAGGAGATTCTTGCTGTTGCTAAAATTGCTAAGAGATGCCTGAAGTTGAGTGGGAAGAAAAAGCCAGCCATGAAAGAAATAGCAGCAGATCTCCACCAATTGAGGAGGACTATGAAGCAGCCATCACTTCAGCAGACCTGCCAGGACAACTGCCCTGTAAGTGGAAGGTACTTCTTTTCTTCCGCATCCACAAGTGCAGTTACAGAAGAGTATGCACTTCAAGGCTAGGAGTTTCCTAGACCATATTCCATGACTGCTGAACGCATCAATTGGACACCAAAAGGTTTGTGAAACCAAATTCATGTATGTTTCTACTGTCTGACTTTATCTAATGGCTGGAAAATTTAGGCTCTATGACTTCGACTCCATTAATATTGCATGTTCGAATTTGTTGTTCTTAATCTGTAGATGTAGCactttcttatttgatttcaatttttgaagttgatttCATATTTGGATGATTGATCACTAAACACTACTATCCCCTACAACTCAAACCTGTATAAAAAATTCATGCATGATTAATGAGCAAAGAATGGTACACATAATAATCTAAATTGACCAGCTATTCAATCACATGAAACGGAAATTTACCCATTTAATCCATCTCAACAGATTGAGTTCTTCTCTTCTCTCTAAAGTCCCCTTAAAATGAGCTGTTCGTCTATAAGACTCTAAAGAACACTTACCAAAGTCTCATTAGACCTTAAGGACCTCAACTTGAAAGTCTTGAGCCAAACCACACTCCCCGAAGTCGAAAACCAACAACCACTATTTGAAAAGCATTGAAACTCGCCAATTTCAAGCAAAAACACTTCCTTGGGTGTTTTCAAACAGCATGGCAGTTTGTTATGACCAAAACACCTTTTTGGTAAGAGTTTTGGTCAAACAAGGCGTTTCAAAACCTTCGCCGCCCAGACAATGCAAAACATGCCTTGTGTGAGCCATAGGCCCCTAATGCCGTTTGAGTCATGACCAAGCAACATTGTTACAATCCACTTTCCCTTTGTGTAAAAACAACTATGAGCCAGTACTTTATGGGCTCCAATTTTCAACAAGCTCatcaaaattttccatttcatCTTCCTCAAATCTTATGTTTTTTCATAGTCCCTTCACTTAGAGTCATGTTTCTAAATCTTTCGTCATAATTGGACTAGTGTTGTTGGCTTGTAAATTAAATAGAGAGATGCAAGTGTTGTTGAGTTTTATCGTCGATGGTGGCAAATCATGAAATGAACATGGTAAGTATGTTATGGTTTTGTGGGTTGGTGttggattatttatttattcatttttatttttggtttatcAAGCTTTGTTTGGCCTAGATGGATAGGTTTTGATAGGTTGTTGAGTTTTAATTTTTGGGCTTGGATAGGCTGATGAGATGTTAGGTTATAGCCGGTTTTAGATTAGGCCAAGCTACATTGGATTGTTTTGTTGAGTAAGAGTAGTTTTGAGATTATTTTGTCGAGCATTGGTATTTGCAAGGAAATTTTTTTGTCAAACACCTCATACTTTTAATAGTAATATAGATTATTAAGGAATTGAACTTACATGATATTCTGCTAAATGGAAGGCTCATTCACATGGTGTGGAGGTGAGAACAATCAATCACATTCTAGACTAGACTAGTTGTTAGTGTCAAAAGAGTGGAAAAATCATTTCAATGATCGTTTTCAAAGTGGCTGACTACAAATAATGTTGGGTCACTCCTATTTTACTTAATGACAATGGGATGGGAAGGGGGGAAACTTCCTTCAAACCCCAAAATATGTGGTTAAAAATTGACCGGTTCAAAGATCTAGTGGgcttgataaaattgaaaattaagtacTAAAAATTAAGAGTTACACATTAATTATAAATGCTAAATTGATGGAAGTGAAAAACATTTGGTATCATCTTTGTTTTAggtactaaatttaatttaattgtttgataataaaaataattgaagattaaaaattattaatttaaaaaaattaaccatataCTCATTAtatgacaaattttaaaatattctttccaAATTCTATATAACTTAATATActgatcaataaaaattatcatctGACATAAAAATATCATGTGTGTTGCAATTTGCTTGACTAGTAAATGATTCATTTGCAATTTGTTCATGTAAAATAAACATACAAGTGCATGGATTAAATTATGTTccaaaacatttaaattttatagataCTAAATATCATTATTGTTGCTAATAATTTTGGAGATATAAAATTATCGTTATCAAATTCACTGAAAAATGTATTTAACTATTGTTGTTCGAAGGTAGCTATGTATTGCTAcacaagaaataaatttataatttttatattaattaatttataattttaaataaatgatcaTAATATACacaataatagaaaaaatataaataataataataataacaatttaaaaaaaaaattctaccttataatttttttttcttcttgtcttCTTTGAAATTAAAACCAACATGAAATTTTGGAACTCTTTAATAAAAGAGCAATTGTATAAACCAATCAAATCGAATTCacttagaattttaattttgctacattaagaaattaaaaataaataaaaataattatcatgatATATACATAATgactcaaaaatttaaaaataaataatatgaaaaactaattcttatgaatcaattaaacaaagattatttaggattctaattttattatattgaagaataaaattgaaaggttctattttaaaagaaattcattAAAAGTGAATatcataaatcaattaaaatagaccttctttaaaattttattttattgtatcaaagaATTAAGaatataaatgttttaatttaaataagtgttttgatttaaagaaatattttaatttgaaagaagtattttagttttaaagatGTAAACTTTTACAATAAAggatttaataataaaaatcattattttacaaaatatggtATGGagtaaaaaagttataaaatttataatcagTGAATTATGTTTTTTGTATAAGTGATTAGGTAGATCTCTATTGCTAAATGAAAAAGTAGTCTTTTTAAGTCATCTTTATTTTTAAGCGACTTAAAATTTGCTTTTTATAAGTGGGATCCACCATTTTTCACTATTTAGAGGTTAGTTGTTTTATCGAATAGCCTCTTACTAAGGGGATAGTGGGTGAGATACAGGTTAGTTTAGTTGGTCTTATAGCTTTATTTTGGTTTCCAAGTTAAAGGCTTTGAAGGTGTGGAATCATGAGGTGTTTGGAAATGCATGTCTCCCTAAAAAAGGAGAcaacttttaaaaaagaaagggCTTTTGGGATGTAAAAAAAGTTATGCATAATGTGGATGGAGGAGTATTATAAGTGGGCCTTATTGCAGGAGTCTTAatggaggcaaaaatctagggaaCTTGGTTGAGTGAAGGGGACATACACGCTAAATGTATGTACATCAATTTTATTATTCGTTAGAGGATGTTATTAGTGCTTGATAGTTCCTTGACCTCTGATTAATGCTTGTGGTGTGGTATTAACTCTTGGAGCTAATTAAGACTAAGCTATCATGCATTCCCATACTTGAGTATAGGCTAGGTGTTCGTTGAAATGTTTAAGTGAGATTTCAAGCGCTTATGGTTCACTTGCATTCATTGATAAAGCCTTGGGTGTGTTTAATTATGATGGCACAAAAATTCATGGTAACATAGTATTCTATACATCATAAGGCATAACTTGATTAGAAGAAGAATATATGTATTAGAAAAATGAAGAGGATGTTAAAATAgtaaataggaatgaaaatgaacTTTTAAATACTAGAATGTCATTCAATGTATCCTAGCCATAATAGGTAAAAAACCTTTATcaggaaattaattttttaaccaAGTTCTCAACTAAACAATTAATTAGTTAGTTTAAAGAGAATTATCAATATAATCTTCAACATCATAACATCGGCTCAATACAATAAAACTAAAAGGTAAAATAATGTTCAAATCtcgaaaaagaaaaataaataaataattaatgttCAAGTGTTTTGCAAGGGATATTAAATAAGCAATTGTCATTTCTATTGAcgataaatctatttttatcaTGCATGTTTCTCACaataaatcataattttcaaaagatATAACATACAAATCATATTCAACATAGATTGTTCCCATATTAATTATaggtagataaaaaaaattgctagTTTTAGTAACCTCTAAATGAACTCTTACAAGTAGGGTTTCAATCTATGATATCCCTTATTAAAAGAATGTGGAGGTCTCTAGGTTACCCTCTGTCATCCAGTTTAATAcataggtgatgtttgttttttagttgaatgttaaataaaagaagtcaaaatatttagtttttttctattcagctaaaagtaatatattaatatcaaGTAACATAATTAAAACGAACTTATTGAgaataagttcactttaattatattaattgatattaataagttacttttaacGTAAtagaataaatcaaatattttgattttttctattcaaccaaaaaacaaacactaccatAATCAAAGTTAAAAACACATGATAAGCTatacatgtttttttaattattttttaataaaatattttattataaca of the Vitis vinifera cultivar Pinot Noir 40024 chromosome 10, ASM3070453v1 genome contains:
- the LOC100262915 gene encoding putative wall-associated receptor kinase-like 16, with the translated sequence MAARYPRMCRSALDNLSGPEPRDDDWMTSEVQRQKATAAVVMAEALSCCQTTFPSDLSNIVLRVGNMSVWHEASNWTSNHCSILLIAEKNFSEFHQFEISFSNQKKYFYPAVINWEIGNKSCLEAEKGGDYTCGSNSGCVNSEKGSGYRCRCNPGYSGNPYLPDGCIDVDECMESNNTLCQKGAVCTNTNGSYYCDCPPGYYRDDDKPEYECVRNKGKLNPALLVSSGIVVTLVLLILLAIGFWLNQKLEKRKKSKLKQMSFKKNGGLLLQQQISSSSIGSSVEKTKLYTIEELEKATDNFNAGRVLGKGGRGKVYKGMLLDGSIVAIKKSILIDERQVVEFINEVFILSQINHRHIVKLLGCCLESEVPLLVYEYVSNDTLSHHLHNEDHASTLSWEERLRIADEIAGALAYLHSYASTAILHRDIKSRNILLDENFRAVVSDFGLSRSIAHEKTHLSTAVQGTFGYLDPEYFRSGQFTDKSDVYGFGMILAELLTGEKVICSSRSEESLAIHFRLSMKQNCLFEILDKVIVNEGQKKEILAVAKIAKRCLKLSGKKKPAMKEIAADLHQLRRTMKQPSLQQTCQDNCPVSGRYFFSSASTSAVTEEYALQG